A DNA window from Hordeum vulgare subsp. vulgare chromosome 1H, MorexV3_pseudomolecules_assembly, whole genome shotgun sequence contains the following coding sequences:
- the LOC123410323 gene encoding non-specific lipid-transfer protein 2P-like: MARMAAVAMWALLALVVVGPPSVAAQECDAGKLIVCAAAIIGGAEPSESCCSNLKAQEGCLCKYASNPAYSGYINSPTARKTLASCGIPIPTCPL; the protein is encoded by the coding sequence ATGGCCAGGATGGCGGCGGTGGCCATGTGGGCACTATTAGCACTGGTGGTTGTCGGCCCGCCGTCGGTGGCGGCGCAGGAGTGCGACGCGGGGAAGCTGATCGTGTGCGCGGCGGCGATCATCGGCGGGGCGGAGCCGTCGGAGTCGTGCTGCTCGAACCTGAAGGCGCAGGAAGGCTGCCTCTGCAAGTACGCGAGCAACCCTGCGTATTCCGGCTACATCAACAGCCCCACCGCCCGGAAGACCCTCGCCTCCTGCGGCATCCCTATCCCAACCTGCCCGCTGTAG
- the LOC123410331 gene encoding uncharacterized protein LOC123410331: MAAVVYDEDVDRFDPLLVEGRVYYVWQMLAEPIVRDGDYLFADSHFVYHFSSVTIINEIRNVNEQLTPLFPPFMPFDKVCEFTLDNNTYVDVIGMVLFVSSMGHKDSFYDRRIPVRNIVLLDDTYIYLMV, from the exons ATGGCTGCTGTCGTATATGATGAAGATGTCGATCGATTTGATCCTCTACTCGTAGAGGGGCGGGTATATTATGTGTGGCAGATGCTCGCAGAACCAATTGTCAGAGATGGGGACTATTTGTTTGCAGATAGTCACTTTGTGTATCATTTCAGCTCAGTGACAATAATCAATGAGATAAGAAATGTCAATGAGCAGCTGACCCCATTGTTCCCTCCATTTATGCCTTTTGACAAAGTTTGTGAGTTCACCCTTGATAATAATACATATGTTG ATGTCATTGGCATGGTTTTGTTTGTAAGTTCTATGGGACACAAGGACAGTTTCTACGACCGAAGGATCCCAGTGAGAAATATCGTTCTGCTAGATGACACGTATATCTATCTTATGGTTTAG